The nucleotide sequence ACTGCTGACAGTACTGAGTCACCAGGGCCAAGCTCCAAAGAGACAAAGCCTAGAGAGGGATTAACATTCTCCAGATGCTTCTTAAAGATTATGTAGGAATACTCCACAGATTCCATGCGACCATGCTTAAATATACCTATTTTTTTCCACAAAGAGTATCTAATTGGCAATCGTTTAAGAATTATTTTAACAAGAATCTTAATTCTCCAAGACATCCAGACACTCCTTTTATACATCGACATTCAATATATGAAAAACAGATTGACGTGCAATCTCACCCAATCATCACACATTCTAAGCCTGGATAATTTACATGATTCTTCTAAAATATGAGATGATAATTGATTGAATAACTATTAAACAGAAACGATGGCGGACTTTTGGGGTTGGCTCAGCACTGCTATGTGTGCATATATGACGGCAAAACTCGCCAGGCATACAAGTCTGATCAAAATTCCCTTGTGGTCAGCATTTTTTATACGGCTGCTAACTGTATTAACAGACCGCTACATAATAGCGATACCAGAGTCCAACACTCCAGATTACATCGGCTTTGAGCAAACGGCTTGGCAGTGGGCTCAAGATGGCTTTTGGGGGACGTTCCAACACTTCGACATTTATCAATCATACGTTTATAGTTTTGTACTGTCACTTCCTTACTCCCTATTAGGAAGAAGCCCGCTGATGGCTCAAATGCTCAATGTCAGCCTCGGCATTTTGATCGTATATTCGGCTTATCAATTGACCAATATCTTGTGGAATAAAAAAGCCGCATATGTAGTCACTTGGTTGACTGCGTTGTTTCCAGCATCAATTTTATACTCCTCGATTACGGCACGTGAGGTTTGGATTATCTTACCGTTTATGGTTGGATTGATTGGCACAGCCAAATGGTTTGACAGTCGAGATTTTCGGTGTATTTTAATTGCTTTAACAGGCTTTTCTGGTAGTACTGTGTTTCACGGTGGAATGCTCTTAAGTGTTCTCATCGCTATACTTATATTCAGCATCCATGAAAGTAAGGCTTTATTTAAATGGTCAAGAAAAAAGATTCGCAACAAGCAAATATATTACTTGTTACTAGCAACCCTAGTCCTTATGGCCATTTTCATCAGCCCATACGTCATAGACTTCCTTATCTCTTTACCCCAAATTCGAATTTTATCTCAGCGAAGCTTTACAGAGGCTATTGAGCATTTATGGCAAGACCGAGCTAGCGGAGATGCTGCATATTTAATTGAATTTGAGCTGAACAATCTAGGAGACTTCTTATGGCTGTGCAGTTTGAGAACAATATACTTTCTATTCCTACCATTCCCTTGGATGATCAGATCACCAATCGACTTGCTAGGTATTTTAGATGCTTTATTCTATTGGCTTGCCTGCATCTTAATTACATTTAAACTCAAAATCATATTCGGTGATAGCAAGAAGAGAAATGTTCTAATAATCATTTTTTCTATGATTGTGGTATTTGCTATTGGCACCAGCAACTACGGCACAGCATTAAGGCACCGAGCTAAATTTGCTCCCGCACTGTTTGCAATAGCAGGACCTGTAATAAAGCCAATGACAAATTTCAGATTCAAGTTAAGCTAGCGCAGATTCATAACTCGAGATCAAAGGCTTCAAGCCTCTTAGACTTTAATTTTCCTATGAGACCAACATATTTACCATTGAAATTAAAGACATTCCATTCATGAATCTGTCTTGTCTCAACGTAATCATAAAAGTATGAGTTGTCCTGAATATCATCCATCAAAATCAGCCCATTAGGACTAAGATTTGGAGTGACTAAGCTCACTGCAAAATCTCTACCAGAATAACTTTTATCAGAGTCGTAGTGAAAAATGTCGATTGTTCCAACCTTATCTAATATTTGAGGAAGATTCACCTCATCTCCATCGAGATAAAGATTCCAGTTCCCTCTAAGCTTCTCTTCGATAACGATGCCAATATATTTTTCGGGGTTAGGAATTCTAAAATAAGGAAAGTCACTACTATAAAGAGTTCCCTTTTTGTTTTCTTCAAGTGCAGCCAAAAAGGCATATGATGAAAAGCCGGTTGCAACACCTGTCTCAACCACAGTTAGAGGCTGAAGATAGCGCGTAATAAAATAAAGAAATGGATATGCTCCTCCTCCTCCCAAGCTGTGTTCAATAGAATTTAGGACCGTATTGGCATGAACGTCAATTTTCTCGACGACTTCTAGAGTTTCTTCCCATAAGTCAGCATCCAGGCTTTTGGCTAAATCTTCAAAGTCCATACAGTGTTCTTCTAACCAGGCCAGGTTCTCCCTTGAAGAGTGTGCATTTTTCTTATCGAAAAAACGCTTCATGACTTTTTTGGTCATGACCAATAAGTTTTTGCGCTTCAATGACTGTCTCAAAATATTTGGAAGAGTATTCATTCTTTAAACACACTGTTTTATATTTGAACAAAATTTTAAGACATGTAGACATCTCAGGCCACCAGAAAGAGTCAGATTCTTTAAGTTGATGTAGATATACAGAGTCTCTAGGGGAGAGAACAGTAGAGCGATGATTGTCGATATCCGTCAATGGATTTTCGTATACTTACCTGCAAATCAGCTGATACAAATCAGCGATCCCTAATCGAACCACATCAAAGAGTATTCTCAATCAATTTTCAGATGATAATGGCCATTCTTGATCATCAAGATTCAATTTAGAGCATTGCTGAAGATATAAATCCTGATATTGCTGAGTGATTTGCCTGATATCAAATAGTGTTTCTATTCTTTGCCTAGCCATTCTTCCTAATGTCATCCTTTCGCTTTCGCTCAAATTTAATACGCTAAGAATTGCTTGCATTAGTTGCATTTCATCATTAGCATCTACTATTTTGCCGGTATTGGCCACAATATACGCAGAATCACCCACGTCAGTTACCACACAAGGTACTGCACAGGCCATTGCTTCTCCAACAACATTAGGAAATGCTTCACCCTCTGATGAGGATAATACAAGCAAATCTAAAGATGCCATCAAGTCAGGTGTATCATCTCGTTCATCGAGTAAGTGAACGATAGCTTTAACCCCAGTTTCATGGATGTATGCCATGAGGCAGAGATTGCCAGAATTTATATTCTTCCCAGCTAGTAAGAGGTGAATTTTTGGAAGCTTGCAGTATACATGACTCATAGCCCTAAAAAAAGCTAAATGATTCTTTTGCGGATGAAAGCGACCGATCATCCCAACTAACATGTTTGAGGAAGAAAGATTTAGCTCTTGCCGTATACGTTTCCTAGCTTGAGGATTTGGATAGAAGCGCTGAAGATCGAACCCGTTAGGAATTACGATGAATTTATCAGCATCATAGCCAAGTTCAATATGGATGTCGCGGGCATTAATTGAACAGCATTGAATGCAGTCGGGAATAAAATAAGACAGTTTTGTGCAAATTTGAATAACTAGTTTAGTAGTTAATTTAGTTTTCTGAGATGCAAAGTTACTATGCCGTATATTCCAAATTACAATAGGAACCTTAGCAAGCCGGGCGGCGAGACCACCAACTAAGTCGGCGTGATACATCCATGTATGGACGATATGAGGGCGCTTAGCCCTAAGCAAACGAACTAATTTAACCAGGGTGATTAGCGTCGATATTCCAAGCTTCATATCAAGTGCTGTAACTGGTATACCTAACGCTTGAATAGAGTGACCTACTTTGCCAAAAGTGGTCAACGACACAACCTCTGGAGAAAATTCTTGAGAGAGATTTTCTAAGATTTTGAGGAGCATCATCTCAGCTCCTCCGATTTCTAACCCAGTGATTACTAGTACTATTTTCATTATTTGCTGTAGAAGCTATCTTCAGAAATATGCATCAGGTATTGTTGGGCAATTAACTCTACAGAAAAAAGTTGAGCTCTTTGGCTTCTTAAAGACTTTTGCTGGAAATCATCTGTCATCATTAAGGCAGATATTATTGCCGAGGCCAGGGCGTCAACATCATTTACTGGTACCAACGTGCCATATTCGCCGTACTCTAGGATCTCTCTTGGCCCACCAGGGCAATCTGTGCTAACTACTGGGGTACCGCAGGCTAGTGCTTCCACTAAGACGTTGCCAAACCCTTCCCAAAGAGAGGTGAGGACAAAAAGATCGGCCTCTCGATAAAAAGGAAATGGGTTTGCTTGAAAGTCTAAAACATCGACATGATCTTGAAGTCCAAAAGCGTGAATTTGTTTATGAATATTCTCTTTTTCATCGCCTTCTCCCAAAATAACTAATCTAGCATTCTTGACGTGTGATATTACTCTTGAAAAAGCGTTGATTAGTAGAGCATGATTCTTTTGAGGATATAGACGTCCCACAGAAAGAACAACTTTCAGGGCTGAGGATACTAACCAAGGATGGTGACACTTTACAGAAATCAACTCTTCAACGTTACTAGGCAGTACTGGGTTGTGTATGACTCGGATTTTACTACTAGAGGAAACAACCTTATATTTTTCCAGATCTGACTTAGTATCTTGAGAATTGCTAATTACAACATCTGCCTTTAAATAGGCTATTTTCATCAGGGTTAAGTAGCATAGCCTCTTTAGCTGTGGCATTTTCAACACCGCATGCATTGTATTGGCTTCTCGAAAAATGAGTCGTGCTGACGAGTGAAACATATAGGTTAGACCCACCAAAATATTTGCATCTCGCGAGACTGACAAAATCACATCTGGCTTAATATCTTTAAGTGCGCGTCTAATTTTGAATAATGAATGTCGAATCCTATAGGTATTAAGATTAATAACCTCAATTTCTCGGACTACATCTTTACGGTATGGTCCTTCATCGGTACAAACTAAAAGAATAGTTTTGAAATCAAGTTTTGAATAATAGTTAGCTAAATTCAATGCGATTTTCTGTGCTCCACCTCCTCGAAATGACTCGACGACAATACATAGCTTTTTCATGGCTACAAATAACTCATTAGTAGTGTATTCTAATCATCTCGTGTTAGTTTTATGGATTTACATAATATTGAGAAGTACTCTTGATCGATGGCCTGTGTTGAAGCGTATTGCAGAACTCTTTTCGAAGCTAATTTCATTGCATCTTGGGGTATTTGGGTAGCTAAGTATATTTTTTCCGCCCAGATATCAGGCTCTAGTGTGCACATATAACCGTTTTCACCATCGTTAATCCACTGATCAAAGACTCCAGGAATACGATTAGTGACAACTGGTATTCCACAGGCCAATGCTTCTAATACTGGAGTACCGAGCCCCTCTTGCACTGATGGTAAGACAAAGACATCGGCATTACGAATAAAATTTTCGGGTTTATCAATAAACTCTGGCTGTAACAGAACTCTGTCTCTAAGCCCTAGCGAGTTGATACTTTCTTGAATACTCTGAAAATAGGCCATATCTCGCTCCGAAAGTGGACCACTACTAACTAATGGACCAGCAAGTATTAGTCGAAAATTATGGGGAAGTTTTGCTAACACATCAACCATAAATAGTTGATTCTTTCTCGGCATGAATTTGGCTAAGTGCAAAATGTGCTTAGGATCGCTACACTTACTACCAAATCCGAAGAATTCTTTTTCGCTCTGGCAAGCTGAAAAATTAAACTTACTCTCATCGATTGGATTAGGTCGACACCAGATCTGACGCGGCGAATATCCACTATTTAAAGCCGCTTGTTCCAGTTGTCTTGAAATAGCAACAATTATTGCGTGAGACGGAAATCCACGACCCAAGCAAAGGCTGATTCCAAAAGGCTCTAGATAGCGAGGGTGCTCATGAAAGTTAACCAACTCAATTAACAAGGGTTTTTTTGTAAGCTTTGCATATGTTATAGCTACGCTAGTTACATTGACATTACCAAATACATGAATAACGTCTATTGAGTTGTGATGAGCATATAAATATCGCAAGGTTGGAATTGCTTCAAGGCAGTAATTTGTTAGAATAATGATTCTTTTCCAGGCCGCTATAACTTTTTTATGTATTTTTCCTTGTTCTGTAAGACCAAGCAGTGAGACAGGAGTTCTCTTATTAGCAATACGTGTAACTTTAATGCCTTGCCATTCATACTTGCAGCATGTGTTCTCTGAGATAGAGCTGCTTAAAACTTCAAAGTTTATATTGAACTTGCTTCTTAAACGCTTGTAAGTGTTATGTGCTCTGAGGCCAGAGCCTGAATACTCTGGAGGATATTTGCTGCTAACCACAAGGACATTCAGGGAAGATGTATCATCTTTTGATGATTTATTAGATCCAATAGCCATAATTTTTTCTTGAGAACTTTTCGACATCTGCGAAAGTTTTTTTTGTGAAAAAATGATTTTTCCAAATTGTGCGATCGCGTCTACCAGGAAATGGAAAAGTTAATGGTCGATCTTCTCGAACCAAGCCAGCATTAGTGATCAAAAAACCTTCATAGCCGAAGCTTTTCATCAAGTCAAAGATCTCGTACTTGTCACGATCATTAATCATAAGCTCAATGATGAAGTCAACATCATGGCGCTTGAGGGTTAAAGTAGCTGATTTGAGTATCGGTAACTCATTGCCTTCACAGTCTAGTTTAATCAGAATACTGCCATCAGCCTCGCACTTTGAGGCAATTACTCGATCTAAAGTTTCAGTCATGATGTCAATGGTTTGATAAGGCAGATCTTTGAAAATTCCGTCAGTGCCACGAAACGAATTAATAATGGAGGCGCTAGCCGATAGTTGTGAGCTATTAATGGCAGTTGGAAAATAAAACTTTTTTTGAAGGTCAGGATACTCATCCAAAGCTTTTTCAATGATAGTGAAATTTAGCTGATTATGCTCTTTTAGTTGTCTAAGATAATGAGCATTTGCCGGAAAAGGCTCGACGGCAAAAACGTGTGCTTCTTGTGGAAAATAGGCTTCTGCCAACACCGAGTAAAAACCAATATTTGCACCAACGTCAAAAAAGTACTTAGGACAAGTGAAATGACTATAGTTTTTGACAAGTTGCGCGACTTCTGGCTCGTAAGATTCTATCCCACCTATGGCTATCTGTTGTAAAATATTGGACTTTTGTAAGTCATGAAACTCAATGAACTGACCACCAATTGAAAAGCTCTTAGTTTTCAGCAGCCCAAGTTTGATGCAGGATATTGTGAAGAGTTGCAGGGCTTTCTGAGATATTCTTTGGCGTCTGGTCAATGAGCTTGAGGCGATGAACATTTGAGTTAAGAGGGGATTTGAATATCGTTTTCTTCACACCACAGCTTAGTGCCTAAAGCCACTAAGCCTCTTCCTTGGGGGGGTATGACTGCTGTTTTGATATTTTTGAGAAAGTAACGCAATCCATACAAAGCATACTGGTCGCTATAGTGACCCCAATAGCTGGCATATTTATACACTCGCTGTTGATCACCCAATAGAGCTCGCTCTAATTGATTGAGAATAATTGTGCCGGCCATTGCTCCCGGCCATCTTCGTGATTCAGACCGATAGTTTTGGAACAAATTGTGGTAGTTGAAATGCTCCAAATATTGAATATAAAGTGACTGCTCTAGTCGAAGATTCAGGGGAACTTGTGACCAAAACCGCACTAATTCAGTATCCCAGAGAGGTAGCTGCCAACCGAGCCCCAAAAACTCATAGATCCTTTGACCATTGACTACCAACTTGGATTGTCTTTCCTGCCACTCCCATTCTTCATAGAAAGCAGCAATCTCTGGCATAGTCATTTCTTGATGCTCTTCAAGGCCAAGTACACTCAAGATTCTTGATTTCGCAAACTCTACATTTTCTGGCGTTTTGAGGTGGTGCCAGAGAGAGTAATGTTTATAGATAACAAAATCAGTTAGTTGCTGAGCGGAGCAAGGCCCTATCAGCATTTTTAGGGGAATGTGCCCGCCGGAAGTAAAGTCGCCACTTTGACCATTGATAACCACCGCATTTTCTGAGAGTTGGCCGCTTTCTCGGAGTGAATGCAGTGCTTGGTAATCATTCATCACTGGGACAGCACTTAAGCTATCAGCGTATTCCCAATAAGCTCGACGTTGTGATGAGTCAAAGATCTGTCGCGCTTTAGAAGCGTTAGGCTGAATAAATTGCCAAGGCACATTCAACGTTTTAGCCACGGCTTGGGCAGCTTTGGCTTCATAGTTTCCGCGTGGGCCATAGGAGAATGTATGCAGGTTGGAGCATCCAAGACTATGCAATTTAGCCAAAATCAACCTGGAATCCAGTCCACCACTAAGAGGCAACCAAATAGGGGCATCACCCACAGCATTGAGTAACCGTTCAAAAGTGCGATCGGTCGCGTTTGCGAGTTCTTCAACATATTCACTAGCGGTGTGTTGAGTGTGAGATGAGGGATGGTAGCGAAAATATCTCTGAACAGTCAGTTGACATTTCATCTTGTCCCAAAGTAAATATTCTCCTGCCCGAAGTTGATACAGATTGTGATAAATAGTCTCCCGATTAGTAACGTAGCCCGCCATCATAAATTCTAAAAGGGCGGTCTGGTCGACTTGAGAAATTTGATACTTTTGTTTGAGCAAATGCGCAGAATTGGAAATCGCCAGATTGTGGTGTTCGTCTGTGGCATAGAAAATCGGATAACTTCTAATGACATCAACAAAGGCAATAATTAGAGTTGATGTTTCAACAATGACGGCGAAATGTCCAATTAAAGAGTTGAGGTGTGTGTTGAGACGGACAAAATCATGATGATGTAGGCAAGCGCTTAGCTGCGGCAGTAGGCTGTCAACCGAATCACCAATGCTTAACACGGTTGTGCCATCATAAGCAGTTTGCCGATATTGCATATGAGCGTTCGAATCAACCAGAATAGAAGCAACAGCCATGAAACCGTATCGACTTAATTAGAGGAGGAAGTGTGTTCGCAAAGTAAGAACCAATGGTAAGGATGATGAGGATTATGAAAATCTTCAATCACATCGAGACCGGCTTGGCTAACTAGGCGTTTTATTTTTTGTTTCGGGTATGATTTTCTGCCAACTTCCCAATAATGTGGCCCATGTTTATCGGTACGTTTGAGTAATTCAGCTTCGTTCTGATCTTGCAATGGAAAGGAAGGAAAAGATGAGAAGAAGTTGAAATTGATCGGAAAACGCCGCAATCCTCGCTCTCGAAACCGCAGTGAAAAATTGAAATGAAGGCTGGAACGTTGGCAAGGCAAACTGATATATACGTAACGCCGTGACACACGGGTGAGCTCTTTCAAGGCGCTGAGCGTTTTGAAACTGGGTAAATGTTCTAAAACCTCGAAGCAACAGACGCAATCAAAAGTTTTATCTGGCCAAGGCAAGGAAAGAATATCACCAATCACATCGGGTTGATAGCGAGCTTCGACATCTAATGTGGTAACGGTGTAGTCGTAGCACTCAAGGAGCGCTTCTAATAAACCAATCCCTTTGCCGACCTCAAGAATCTCTGAGACTCGACTTTTCGGCAACTCTAAAACTTTCTTGAGCTGATGCCAAACGCTCAGAAAGTTGCCCTGCTGCATATAGTGAGCATGAAAATAGGCTTGCCTAAAAATGGTGTCATATAGACCATCACTAATTTCTGCTGGTTGAACTTCTTGTAAATCAAACAAAAATTTTGGCCCACGAACTTGAGCTTTCGTGTCGATCCATTCTCGATACTCAGGAAAGTTTCTATGCAGTTCTTCGAAACCTTTTTGAGTGAATATGGCAAATCCAACGCTGCTCATAGTGTTTTGAAATCGTTATTCATTCTCGACTGGATAGATTAGTTGTGCGGCTACTTATTACTAAACTTAGAACGCATATTGATAAACCACTTCATGATTGACGGAGTGAGGCGATGCGGCGATCGCTCCCATCAGTTCATGGTCACTAAAAGTAAACTCGTCGTCATCGTCGGTTTCTAATTGAACCATACAACAGCGCTTAGCAACCGCGTCGAATGCTAGCGGATACCAAGATACGGAGGTGTGGTTCATCAGGACAAGGGGAGTCTGCGTCAGCATGGCATAGCCAAAAGTGCTGGTGTAAGGGTGGGTGAACACAACGCAATCAGCCATTTGATGGGAGTCTTCGAACGGTTGAGTGATGATTTCATCCACATACGAATCCATCACACCAGCAATCTCAGTTAAGCGATTGGGATGAGCTTTATAGAGCGTGGTAAATCCGTTGGCTTTGAGGCACTTTAGAATACCGATTTCTAGTCGGAGGATTGATAAAGCATGGTAATTGGGCATCGAGGGGTAAAGGACCTGATTCATGGGGAAGCCCAGCAGCATGACACTTTTGACAGAGCTCCTGGTCTGATGCTTGGGCAAGCAGTCAAATATTTCTCGGTATGGGCTGCTTTGTAGCGGAGCAACCTCAGCCATCTGTAACCCTCGGGAGCAAGTTTTTGCTAGCTCTTGCAAGAGTTGGTCTTCTCCTGGTGCACCGGAGTAATACCGATCGACCAAAGATAAACCATCGGCATCAACATACCCCCGGTTAAACGCTGCGGTGGCATAGCTGTTACCGTGGGAGAAGCCGATCGCTTCACCACCTGCAAGTTGCCAAGCCGATACAAACGCTCGATGCAGCGGATAGCCTAATCCCGCCGCAACCAAAGTGTGATTAGTTTGCGCAATTTTCTGCTTGAGTGGCGTCAGGTTGCGAACGATGAAGTCATGAGTTTGGTTAATGGCAAAGTGACTACTTTGCTGGATAAACGAAGCCCAGGGAATATCGCTATCGACCAATTGATAAGTTTTTATGATGTCACTGTGATACTGCTCAATCAAGGCAGAGAGTGACGGGTTATGCAGCCGTGACTCTTGAGAGCGTCGGGTGTGGGCATAGGGATTGAGGTAAGTCAGGCGTCGTTGGGTTTGCTGACAAAACAGCTGAGCTGGGTGACTCAGTGACCCAATAGCTAAATAAGAACTGATTTTGCCCGAGGGGAGGCCTTGCCCCAGTGAATACAGGTTTTTGAGCCGACGTCGAAAGTTATACGTGCGCAAATTGCTGGGTTGAAAGGCATATCTTTGCAGCGCTTGCTTGGGAAAAGACAGCCAGTCAAATTTTGCCAGTGGTTCGGCTTGCTGACCAGCGACATGGGTATATTGATCTGCCTTAAGTTGGGCACAGCACTGCGAGCGAAAAATGGCATAGGCCAGAATCGTGTTGATGCCGATGCCCGCAACTCCAACCTTGTAGATAATTTCGTCGGATGATTGAGCGCAAAAAAGAGCGATATAGCGAGTAATTAGATCTTCGTATATGGCTTGATAGACCTCATGCTTGACCGGAGTATATCGGTAGTCTAACCACGTTGCTGGTCCTTGCCATTTCACGCCGTCAATATTGATTGCATAAGTTTGATGTGTGCCCACTCGCCGTTGCCCTGCATTTAGCCAATCATATCTTGCCGCAATGGCGTGCCTTTAGGGGCAGCGGTGTTGATTCGACGACCTAAGAATCGCTCATAGTATTTGGGCGGTAGTCCGTAGCCGGGGCGAATAGCGCGTAAGTTGTCGGGGGTGAAAACATCGCCAGCTTGCATATCTTGGGCGATGTATAGGCTCCGACGAAAAACTTTAGATCCCTGTTCAGCGTCCGCTGTGCCATATTGAATGCGCCCGATCGCTTGCCAAGCGCGTTCAGATTCGGTCACGAGTTGAGTGATTTCTTCGGGCTCCATGGAAAATGTAGAATCGACACCACCATCGGCTCGTCTGAGGGTGAAATGCTTTTCGATAAAGGTCGCTCCAAACGCAACACTGGCAACGGCGGCCCCAATACCCATCGTGTGGTCTGACAGACCCACTTGAACGTTGAAGAGATCGCGCAAGTGAGGAATCGTTTGCAAATTGGTGTTCTCTGGGGTGGCGGGATAGGTACTGGTGCATTTCAAGAGAATCAGGTCATGGCAACCTGCTTCCCGAGCGGTACGAACAGTTTCGTCGAGTTCGGCGATGGTGGCCATGCCCGTCGAAATGATCATGGGCTTACCTGTGCTGGCGACCTTGCGAATCAAAGGCAGGTCTGTATTTTCGAACGACGCAATTTTGTAACAGGGCACGTCTAGAGTTTCTAAAAAATCGACTGCTGTCGTGTCAAAGGGCGTACTAAAGCCGATGATGCCGAATTCGCGGCAACGTTCAAAAATTGGTTGATGCCACTCCCAAGGGGTATGAGCTTTTTCGTAGAGTTCGTAGAGAGAGTGACCATGCCAAAGGCTCTTAGGATCGTCAATAAAAAATTCCCCTGCAGCCAAATCCAGGGTCATGGTGTCGGCAGTGTAGGTTTGCAGTTTCAGAGCATGGGCTCCAGCCTTGGCGGCAGCCTCAACAATCTCTAAGGCGCGGTCGAGGGATTGATTGTGATTGCCAGACATCTCGGCAACGACAAAGGGTGGATGACTGCGACCAACTGGGCGACCTTGAATGCTAATCACTTCCATCAGACCTTGTACCTAATTACTCACTAAACTTTTGTTGCTTGGGTAATCCCATCAGTCAAGGCAAATCCTCCGCCATGCTGAAAGCCTTGCTATGGGAGATCGCTTAACTCAGGATAGTAACTCGCGACGATCGCATTTTCAGCGCGCAGGCAAGGGATACCTGAAATGATGGGGTACACACATAAGGCTTCCGGGCTAAACAACACCTCACCAAATTGTTGCAGCGTTGCCCCAGTCTTGGGACAAGCCAACACGCTCTCTACGTCCTTCTCCGATTCCGATATAGGTGTTTTTTGAATAACTGTAATAGCAGTAGGGTTGAGTGGGTTGGCCGTTAACGGAAATAACTCATGCTTAATCACGGAATAACCGAGATTTTCGGCAGTCTTGACTAAGTTTTTGCAATAACGGTGAGAATCCATCCGAGCCTTTGCCGCTGCACTAGCCAGTTCATATCCGGGCTCTAATAAAATGAGATATTTTTTTGCTACCCGGTATAGTTCTTGCAGAATGGGTTGTTCGAACCCACCATTTGGCTCGATAGAGTGAGACGTATAAACGACGTCAATCGAATTAGTGCTAAAAGGAATTTGAAATAGGCTACCAGTACATAACGTAGTGTCTGCAATCTTATTTTTATCTAGCCAAAGCTTACCGTAGGCCAATCTAGACCAACACAAGTCAAAACCGTAGGCCTTGGTCTCGCTCGGTAAATTCTTAACGACTTCGGCGAGCGTCGTGGCTTCACCAACGCCAGCTTCCAAAATTGAGGTTGGATGGCATCGAGTCAGCATTTCTTGAGCGATCGCTGCACCATAATTCTGCTTGTGCTCAGCTATTGATGGCTCACTCAAAGCGGAGACGTAGCTGCCAGCTTGCAAATCATAAGAGACTTCAATAATCTCTTCGGTGTTGCCGTTCGTAGTAGCATTTTTCCTTAAGAGGGCCATGATATTTTGGCCTTGCAGATACAACTCCTTAAGCTCTCTAGGATTCGGCTGACTCATTATCAATTTTCCCGACGAAGAAGGTTTTAGAGATTTCATAAGAGACAATGCCAATCTCTACACTCAAGCTACCATCAAAAAGGTAGGCTTAATACGAAAAACGGCTAAGCCTTTTATACAGAAACAGAAGTGTTTTTTGAATAGACCACAAATAAACAATTCCAGCCAAGCAAAAAACAATCAAATATATTTATTTATTAAAAATAAAATAGAAACAACATAATCACTACATAGATGCTTTTAATTCGTTAGAAGAAGCTCTTCAGCAACCTTATACATCCTTGTATTTTCTTCAGGCGGAGTATACGGATCTATTGTATAACCGAACTTATCTTGAAGGCTCCAAACAACATCACAGAAACCCAGGAGATGGCGAAACCTTACTGTGCTTGAGAACCTAGGGTTAACTTCAAAAATAACGGGTCCCCGCTCTGTCAAACGCAACTGTACATTAATGCTTCCAG is from Leptolyngbya iicbica LK and encodes:
- a CDS encoding asparagine synthase-related protein; its protein translation is MAVASILVDSNAHMQYRQTAYDGTTVLSIGDSVDSLLPQLSACLHHHDFVRLNTHLNSLIGHFAVIVETSTLIIAFVDVIRSYPIFYATDEHHNLAISNSAHLLKQKYQISQVDQTALLEFMMAGYVTNRETIYHNLYQLRAGEYLLWDKMKCQLTVQRYFRYHPSSHTQHTASEYVEELANATDRTFERLLNAVGDAPIWLPLSGGLDSRLILAKLHSLGCSNLHTFSYGPRGNYEAKAAQAVAKTLNVPWQFIQPNASKARQIFDSSQRRAYWEYADSLSAVPVMNDYQALHSLRESGQLSENAVVINGQSGDFTSGGHIPLKMLIGPCSAQQLTDFVIYKHYSLWHHLKTPENVEFAKSRILSVLGLEEHQEMTMPEIAAFYEEWEWQERQSKLVVNGQRIYEFLGLGWQLPLWDTELVRFWSQVPLNLRLEQSLYIQYLEHFNYHNLFQNYRSESRRWPGAMAGTIILNQLERALLGDQQRVYKYASYWGHYSDQYALYGLRYFLKNIKTAVIPPQGRGLVALGTKLWCEENDIQIPS
- a CDS encoding class I SAM-dependent methyltransferase, producing the protein MSSVGFAIFTQKGFEELHRNFPEYREWIDTKAQVRGPKFLFDLQEVQPAEISDGLYDTIFRQAYFHAHYMQQGNFLSVWHQLKKVLELPKSRVSEILEVGKGIGLLEALLECYDYTVTTLDVEARYQPDVIGDILSLPWPDKTFDCVCCFEVLEHLPSFKTLSALKELTRVSRRYVYISLPCQRSSLHFNFSLRFRERGLRRFPINFNFFSSFPSFPLQDQNEAELLKRTDKHGPHYWEVGRKSYPKQKIKRLVSQAGLDVIEDFHNPHHPYHWFLLCEHTSSSN
- the pseI gene encoding pseudaminic acid synthase codes for the protein MEVISIQGRPVGRSHPPFVVAEMSGNHNQSLDRALEIVEAAAKAGAHALKLQTYTADTMTLDLAAGEFFIDDPKSLWHGHSLYELYEKAHTPWEWHQPIFERCREFGIIGFSTPFDTTAVDFLETLDVPCYKIASFENTDLPLIRKVASTGKPMIISTGMATIAELDETVRTAREAGCHDLILLKCTSTYPATPENTNLQTIPHLRDLFNVQVGLSDHTMGIGAAVASVAFGATFIEKHFTLRRADGGVDSTFSMEPEEITQLVTESERAWQAIGRIQYGTADAEQGSKVFRRSLYIAQDMQAGDVFTPDNLRAIRPGYGLPPKYYERFLGRRINTAAPKGTPLRQDMIG
- a CDS encoding methyltransferase domain-containing protein, giving the protein MKSLKPSSSGKLIMSQPNPRELKELYLQGQNIMALLRKNATTNGNTEEIIEVSYDLQAGSYVSALSEPSIAEHKQNYGAAIAQEMLTRCHPTSILEAGVGEATTLAEVVKNLPSETKAYGFDLCWSRLAYGKLWLDKNKIADTTLCTGSLFQIPFSTNSIDVVYTSHSIEPNGGFEQPILQELYRVAKKYLILLEPGYELASAAAKARMDSHRYCKNLVKTAENLGYSVIKHELFPLTANPLNPTAITVIQKTPISESEKDVESVLACPKTGATLQQFGEVLFSPEALCVYPIISGIPCLRAENAIVASYYPELSDLP